The stretch of DNA CTCTCGCTCACCTGCGCCGAGCCGCCGGGCGGCGGGCGCCCGCCGGCGTCCTGCTTCGTGCCGCGCGACCTCGGGCTCGACCCGGAACGGCTGGACCTCGCGGCGCTCGACGAGCTCGACGCCGCCCTCGCCGCGCCGACGCTCGAGGAGGGCGCGAACTACCCGTTCCTCGTCGAGCGTTCGCTGTTCCGCGCCGTCGGCGGGGCCGACGAGCGGTTCGCCGCCGGGCCGTACCACGACCCCGATCTCTTCCTGCGCCTCAAGCTCGACGGCGCGGAGCTGGTCCGCACCCGCGCCGCGCTGCTCTACCACTTCTCGGGGATCAGCCTGCGGTTCGGGGAGGGCGGGCGGCGCCGTTCGGCGTGCCCGGACTGGGTGCGCTCCGAGAACCGGGCCCGTCTCGAGTTCATCCGCAAGTGGGGGGCGAAGCCGCACGCGCCGTTCGGCCGCGTGCCGGCGACGCGCGCCGACGCGCCGTGGGACGCCAGGCCGCGGCGGTTGCCGGAGCGCGCGCGCCGCGCGGCGATCCTCGCCGTCGAGCGGCTCCGCGCCGCGCTCCGCGAGGCGCGCCACGCGCGTTGACGCGGGCGCGGCCGGCGCCGCGCTCGACGAACACCCGGCCCGCGCCTCGGCGGGCGAGCGGCGCCGCGCTCGACGAGCCC from bacterium encodes:
- a CDS encoding glycosyltransferase → MTLDTSISVVLPTFRAAAHLLCCARSLLREADPAGLEVCIYGDGGGEASREAIALAAASLRAAGIAVAAVYDPVNRGNTRAVNAAAALASGAWLLFANDDMAFPRGWRERVVPLLRPGRVLSLTCAEPPGGGRPPASCFVPRDLGLDPERLDLAALDELDAALAAPTLEEGANYPFLVERSLFRAVGGADERFAAGPYHDPDLFLRLKLDGAELVRTRAALLYHFSGISLRFGEGGRRRSACPDWVRSENRARLEFIRKWGAKPHAPFGRVPATRADAPWDARPRRLPERARRAAILAVERLRAALREARHAR